Proteins from one Mercurialis annua linkage group LG7, ddMerAnnu1.2, whole genome shotgun sequence genomic window:
- the LOC126654575 gene encoding UDP-N-acetylglucosamine transporter ROCK1, protein MAANKRKETGNSGSNGVNNGTRVWLYSILLTFQYGAQPLISKRFTGREVIVTTLVLTCEITKVICALILMAKDGSLKKLYREWTLVGSLTASGLPAAIYALQNSLLQISYKNLDSLTFSMLNQTKIFFTAFFTYIILRHKQSIQQIGALFLLIIAAVLLSVGEGSSRGSSSSDPDQILFFGIVPVLVASVLSGLASSLCQWASQVKKHSSYLMTVEMSIVGSLCLMASTTKSPDGEAIRKYGFFHGWTPLTMIPVIANALGGILVGLVTSHAGGVRKGFVIVSALLVTAMLQFIIEGNPPSVYCLLALPLVICSISTYQNYPYRPKKKES, encoded by the exons ATGGCGGCGAATAAGCGGAAAGAAACCGGAAATTCAGGATCGAATGGGGTGAATAACGGAACGAGAGTATGGTTATACTCCATTTTGCTCACTTTTCAATACGGTGCTCAGCCTCTCATCTCTAAGCGCTTCACTGG ACGAGAAGTTATTGTGACCACACTGGTCTTAACATGCGAGATAACGAAG GTAATATGCGCTCTAATTCTCATGGCTAAAGATGGTAGTTTGAAGAAATTATACAGAGAATGGACTTTGGTTGGTTCACTCACTGCATCAGGACTTCCTGCAGCAATTTACGCTCTACAAAACAGCTTGCTGCAGATATCTTACAAGAATCTTGATTCGCTCACGTTTTCAATGCTGAATCAGACAAAAATATTCTTCACTGCTTTCTTTACTTATATAATATTAAGGCAC AAGCAGTCAATTCAGCAAATTGGTGCTCTGTTCTTATTGATTATAGCTGCTGTTCTTCTAAGCGTTGGTGAAGGCTCTAGTCGAGGGTCCAGTAGTAGTGACCCtgatcaaatattattttttggtattGTCCCTGTCCTGGTTGCTTCCGTTCTTTCTGGCCTTGCTTCTTCCTTATGTCAATGGGCTTCTCAG GTTAAGAAGCACTCGTCATACTTGATGACCGTTGAAATGTCTATAGTTGGAAGCTTGTGTTTAATGGCCAGCACAACCAAGTCTCCGGACGGCGAAGCTATTAGGAAATATGGATTCTTTCATGGCTGGACTCCACTGACTATG ATTCCAGTTATAGCTAATGCTCTCGGGGGAATCCTCGTTGGTCTTGTGACATCTCATGCAGGAGGTGTTAGAAAG GGGTTTGTTATTGTTTCTGCACTTCTCGTAACAGCCATGCTGCAGTTTATTATCGAAGGGAATCCACCTTCGGTGTATTGTCTGCTAGCTCTACCGCTTGTCATTTGCAGCATTTCAACATACCAAAACTATCCGTACCGACCCAAAAAGAAGGAATCATGA